Proteins encoded within one genomic window of Camelina sativa cultivar DH55 chromosome 19, Cs, whole genome shotgun sequence:
- the LOC104766313 gene encoding ctenidin-3-like, whose translation MAMRFSSVTNLVLLSTATLLLVHASARTMQQTQTLPLLGGATSPTKAESPTTVDAPLDDQKNFIYGAGIGGAAGVGGFFGMPGGGTGMTLPLPSGTPLLGGTGGAFGGLGGAMGFPGGLGGGSSGGGVPSSSGGYP comes from the coding sequence atggCAATGAGGTTCTCATCAGTTACTAATCTCGTGCTTCTCTCTACAGCTACGTTGCTTTTGGTTCACGCAAGTGCTCGCACTATGCAGCAAACTCAGACTCTGCCCCTCCTCGGAGGAGCCACTTCTCCTACCAAAGCTGAGTCTCCTACCACCGTTGATGCCCCTCTCGACGATCAGAAGAACTTCATATACGGTGCCGGGATCGGCGGTGCTGCCGGAGTAGGCGGATTCTTTGGAATGCCAGGTGGTGGCACTGGCATGACATTGCCACTCCCGTCTGGGACGCCGCTTCTTGGTGGGACTGGTGGTGCGTTTGGTGGTTTGGGCGGTGCAATGGGATTCCCTGGTGGACTCGGTGGTGGGTCTAGTGGTGGTGGTGTTCCGAGCTCAAGCGGTGGTTATCCTTAA